From Anopheles coluzzii chromosome 3, AcolN3, whole genome shotgun sequence, the proteins below share one genomic window:
- the LOC120956232 gene encoding uncharacterized protein LOC120956232 isoform X46, with product MTVNMSPLGGGRWRCLASLLILTILARIVRAEQEVIVAIDEPGKTQYHEANFNTSSYQYGYEVGPNGQFHHETRGPDGVTYGCYGYIDPNGQLRVTHYVADTHGYRVVEPNRPVEIFVDAPTQYSNSIAEEEPQERRRGELRPWTELYLPKGCGMFPGGMRPDGGSGGASPPTAPSYPSTGGSGSTQGNKPSNQGQGQGQGQGQGQGQGQGQGQGQGQGQGQGQGQGQGQEHGQGQGQGQGQGQGQWQGQGQNQGQGQNQGQSQGQGQGQGQNQGQGQWQGQGQGQGQGQGQGQGQGQGQGQGQGQGQGQGQRPGQGQQQQQGQGQRQQQQQGQGQQQQQQEQGQGQGQQQQQGQGHGHQGQHQGSHQGPISSGQHQGQHQGSHQGIHGGEHQGQHQGSHQGPISSGQHQGQHQGSHQGSSGEHQGQHQGSHQGPISSGQHQGQHQGNHQGINSGEHQGQHQGSHQGPISSGQQQGQHQGSHQGIHGGEHQGQHQGSHQGPISSGQHQGQHQGSHQGASGEHQGQHQGSHEGPISSGQHQGQHQGSHQGIHSGQHQGEHQHQHQGPVGEGQHQTSHQGSHQGLSQGEFQGQHQGQHQKPISGNKEEHNLQVQVSWGQGQQGQGQQGQSQGQSQGQSQGQSQGQSQSQGQSQGQSQGQQGQSQGQSQGQTHRPPQGGPTTEQPPVESSPSTPIPGSPGTAIGVYPPTKPIDTSSPPGSSSSSSSSPPPSMPPSGPPSSSGGDNYAPPPNYQIAVSQYPYFFVPYPYAPPNVPQAPCNCPADQQNQQGGQQPNQPAGYLGFIPVLYIPNCHAQKSGLPANFNWPAPPPPEGFGQSLDELPAQRLFQKPDGSWVLQRARNRSRRLRVRRPAARRIITDQEYPAKK from the exons ATTTTGACGATACTTGCGCGTATCGTTCGTGCCGAGCAGGAAGTTATCGTGGCGATTGATGAACCCGGCAAAACCCAATACCATGAGGCAAACTTTAACACCA GTTCATACCAGTACGGGTACGAGGTGGGACCGAACGGACAGTTCCATCACGAAACACGTGGCCCCGATGGTGTCACTTACGGTTGCTACGGATATATCGACCCGAATGGACAGCTGCGCGTGACGCACTACGTGGCCGATACGCACGGGTACCGGGTGGTAGAGCCGAACCGGCCGGTCGAAATTTTTGTCGATGCTCCTACACAGTACAGCAA CTCCATTGCGGAAGAGGAACCACAGGAGCGACGAAGGGGTGAGCTACGGCCGTGGACGGAGCTGTACCTGCCGAAGGGATGTGGCATGTTTCCGGGTGGTATGCGGCCAGACGGTGGCTCAGGTGGCGCTAGTCCACCGACGG CACCTTCATACCCAAGCACCGGTGGAAGCGGCAGTACACAAG GAAATAAACCATCGAACCAGGGACAGGGGCAGGGCCAGGGACAAGGTCAGGGGCAAGGGCAAGGGCAAGGACAAGGGCAGGGGCAAGGGCAAGGGCAAGGGCAGGGTCAGGGCCAGGGACAGGGACAGGAACATGGACAGGGGCAAGGACAGGGACAGGGACAGGGACAGGGACAATGGCAAGGACAAGGCCAAAATCAAGGACAAGGACAGAATCAAGGACAATCACAAGGACAAGGCCAAGGGCAAGGTCAAAATCAAGGACAGGGACAGTGGCAAGGACAAGGTCAAGGACAAGGGCAAGGTCAAG GTCAAGGTCAAGGTCAAGGACAAGGACAAGGACAAGGACAAGGACAAG GACAAGGACAAGGCCAACGTCCAGGCCAaggacaacaacagcaacaaggtCAAGGCCAAC gacagcaacagcagcaaggtcaaggacaacaacagcaacagcaagagcAGGGACAGGGACAGggtcaacaacaacagcaaggcCAAGGGCATGGACATCAAGGACAGCATCAAGGGTCACATCAGGGCCCGATCAGTTCCGGCCAACATCAGGGACAACATCAGGGTAGCCATCAAGGTATTCACGGTGGAGAGCATCAAGGACAACATCAAGGGTCACATCAGGGGCCAATAAGCTCGGGACAGCATCAGGGACAACACCAGGGAAGTCATCAAGGCTCGAGCGGTGAACACCAAGGACAGCATCAAGGTTCCCATCAAGGTCCTATTAGTTCCGGACAGCATCAAGGACAGCACCAGGGCAATCATCAAGGAATTAATAGTGGAGAGCATCAAGGACAACACCAGGGCTCCCATCAGGGGCCGATCAGCTCGGGCCAGCAACAGGGACAACATCAGGGAAGCCATCAAGGTATTCACGGTGGAGAGCATCAAGGACAACACCAAGGCTCCCATCAGGGTCCGATCAGCTCGGGCCAGCACCAGGGACAGCATCAGGGCAGTCATCAGGGTGCTAGCGGTGAACATCAGGGACAACACCAGGGCTCACACGAAGGTCCCATCAGCTCGGGTCAGCACCAGGGACAGCATCAGGGCAGTCATCAAGGAATACACAGCGGACAGCATCAG GGGGAGCATCAACATCAGCACCAGGGACCAGTTGGAGAAGGGCAACATCAGACTAGCCATCAAGGAAGCCACCAGGGCCTGTCGCAGGGAGAGTTCCAGGGTCAACATCAGGGGCAGCACCAGAAACCGATCAGCGGCAACAAGGAGGAGCACAACCTGCAGGTTCAAGTGTCCTGGGGACAGGGACAGCAGGGACAGGGACAACAAGGCCAATCTCAAGGTCAATCCCAAGGACAGTCTCAAGGACAGTCGCAAGGCCAGTCTCAATCCCAGGGGCAGTCTCAAGGCCAATCCCAGGGACAACAGGGACAGTCTCAAGGCCAATCCCAGGGACAGACACATCGTCCACCGCAAGGAG GACCTACGACGGAACAACCTCCAGTCGAGTCTTCACCGAGTACACCGATCCCTGGATCGCCTGGAACCGCAATTGGTGTGTATCCACCGACAAAACCGATCGATACCAGCTCACCGCCTGGCtcgtcatcctcctcctcctcatctcCGCCCCCATCGATGCCACCCTCGGGGCCACCGTCGTCTTCCGGTGGGGACAACTATGCTCCACCTCCAAACTATCAGATAGCGGTATCGCAATATCCGTACTTCTTTGTGCCCTATCCGTACGCACCGCCGAACGTGCCGCAGGCACCATGCAACTGCCCAGCCGATCAGCAAAACCAGCAGGGTGGCCAACAGCCAAACCAGCCGGCCGGCTACCTCGGCTTCATTCCCGTCCTGTACATCCCGAACTGTCACGCCCAGAAGAGTGGACTGCCGGCCAACTTCAACTGGCcggcaccgccaccaccggaaGGGTTCGGCCAGTCACTGGACGAGCTGCCGGCCCAGCGACTCTTTCAGAAACCGGACGGTAGCTGGGTGCTGCAGCGGGCCCGCAACCGCTCTCGCCGGCTGCGTGTCCGACGTCCCGCTGCCCGGCGAATCATTACCGACCAGGAATATCCAGCGAAGAAGTAG
- the LOC120956232 gene encoding uncharacterized protein LOC120956232 isoform X35, whose amino-acid sequence MTVNMSPLGGGRWRCLASLLILTILARIVRAEQEVIVAIDEPGKTQYHEANFNTSSYQYGYEVGPNGQFHHETRGPDGVTYGCYGYIDPNGQLRVTHYVADTHGYRVVEPNRPVEIFVDAPTQYSNSIAEEEPQERRRGELRPWTELYLPKGCGMFPGGMRPDGGSGGASPPTAPSYPSTGGSGSTQGNKPSNQGQGQGQGQGQGQGQGQGQGQGQGQGQGQGQGQGQGQEHGQGQGQGQGQGQGQWQGQGQNQGQGQNQGQSQGQGQGQGQNQGQGQWQGQGQGQGQGQGQGQGQGQGQGQGQGQGQGQGQGQGQGQGQGQRPGQGQQQQQGQGQRQQQQQGQGQQQQQQEQGQGQGQQQQQGQGHGHQGQHQGSHQGPISSGQHQGQHQGSHQGIHGGEHQGQHQGSHQGPISSGQHQGQHQGSHQGSSGEHQGQHQGSHQGPISSGQHQGQHQGNHQGINSGEHQGQHQGSHQGPISSGQQQGQHQGSHQGIHGGEHQGQHQGSHQGPISSGQHQGQHQGSHQGASGEHQGQHQGSHEGPISSGQHQGQHQGSHQGIHSGQHQGEHQHQHQGPVGEGQHQTSHQGSHQGLSQGEFQGQHQGQHQKPISGNKEEHNLQVQVSWGQGQQGQGQQGQSQGQSQGQSQGQSQGQSQSQGQSQGQSQGQQGQSQGQSQGQTHRPPQGGPTTEQPPVESSPSTPIPGSPGTAIGVYPPTKPIDTSSPPGSSSSSSSSPPPSMPPSGPPSSSGGDNYAPPPNYQIAVSQYPYFFVPYPYAPPNVPQAPCNCPADQQNQQGGQQPNQPAGYLGFIPVLYIPNCHAQKSGLPANFNWPAPPPPEGFGQSLDELPAQRLFQKPDGSWVLQRARNRSRRLRVRRPAARRIITDQEYPAKK is encoded by the exons ATTTTGACGATACTTGCGCGTATCGTTCGTGCCGAGCAGGAAGTTATCGTGGCGATTGATGAACCCGGCAAAACCCAATACCATGAGGCAAACTTTAACACCA GTTCATACCAGTACGGGTACGAGGTGGGACCGAACGGACAGTTCCATCACGAAACACGTGGCCCCGATGGTGTCACTTACGGTTGCTACGGATATATCGACCCGAATGGACAGCTGCGCGTGACGCACTACGTGGCCGATACGCACGGGTACCGGGTGGTAGAGCCGAACCGGCCGGTCGAAATTTTTGTCGATGCTCCTACACAGTACAGCAA CTCCATTGCGGAAGAGGAACCACAGGAGCGACGAAGGGGTGAGCTACGGCCGTGGACGGAGCTGTACCTGCCGAAGGGATGTGGCATGTTTCCGGGTGGTATGCGGCCAGACGGTGGCTCAGGTGGCGCTAGTCCACCGACGG CACCTTCATACCCAAGCACCGGTGGAAGCGGCAGTACACAAG GAAATAAACCATCGAACCAGGGACAGGGGCAGGGCCAGGGACAAGGTCAGGGGCAAGGGCAAGGGCAAGGACAAGGGCAGGGGCAAGGGCAAGGGCAAGGGCAGGGTCAGGGCCAGGGACAGGGACAGGAACATGGACAGGGGCAAGGACAGGGACAGGGACAGGGACAGGGACAATGGCAAGGACAAGGCCAAAATCAAGGACAAGGACAGAATCAAGGACAATCACAAGGACAAGGCCAAGGGCAAGGTCAAAATCAAGGACAGGGACAGTGGCAAGGACAAGGTCAAGGACAAGGGCAAGGTCAAGGTCAAGGACAAGGACAAGGTCAAGGACAAG GTCAAGGTCAAGGTCAAGGACAAGGACAAGGACAAGGACAAGGACAAG GACAAGGACAAGGCCAACGTCCAGGCCAaggacaacaacagcaacaaggtCAAGGCCAAC gacagcaacagcagcaaggtcaaggacaacaacagcaacagcaagagcAGGGACAGGGACAGggtcaacaacaacagcaaggcCAAGGGCATGGACATCAAGGACAGCATCAAGGGTCACATCAGGGCCCGATCAGTTCCGGCCAACATCAGGGACAACATCAGGGTAGCCATCAAGGTATTCACGGTGGAGAGCATCAAGGACAACATCAAGGGTCACATCAGGGGCCAATAAGCTCGGGACAGCATCAGGGACAACACCAGGGAAGTCATCAAGGCTCGAGCGGTGAACACCAAGGACAGCATCAAGGTTCCCATCAAGGTCCTATTAGTTCCGGACAGCATCAAGGACAGCACCAGGGCAATCATCAAGGAATTAATAGTGGAGAGCATCAAGGACAACACCAGGGCTCCCATCAGGGGCCGATCAGCTCGGGCCAGCAACAGGGACAACATCAGGGAAGCCATCAAGGTATTCACGGTGGAGAGCATCAAGGACAACACCAAGGCTCCCATCAGGGTCCGATCAGCTCGGGCCAGCACCAGGGACAGCATCAGGGCAGTCATCAGGGTGCTAGCGGTGAACATCAGGGACAACACCAGGGCTCACACGAAGGTCCCATCAGCTCGGGTCAGCACCAGGGACAGCATCAGGGCAGTCATCAAGGAATACACAGCGGACAGCATCAG GGGGAGCATCAACATCAGCACCAGGGACCAGTTGGAGAAGGGCAACATCAGACTAGCCATCAAGGAAGCCACCAGGGCCTGTCGCAGGGAGAGTTCCAGGGTCAACATCAGGGGCAGCACCAGAAACCGATCAGCGGCAACAAGGAGGAGCACAACCTGCAGGTTCAAGTGTCCTGGGGACAGGGACAGCAGGGACAGGGACAACAAGGCCAATCTCAAGGTCAATCCCAAGGACAGTCTCAAGGACAGTCGCAAGGCCAGTCTCAATCCCAGGGGCAGTCTCAAGGCCAATCCCAGGGACAACAGGGACAGTCTCAAGGCCAATCCCAGGGACAGACACATCGTCCACCGCAAGGAG GACCTACGACGGAACAACCTCCAGTCGAGTCTTCACCGAGTACACCGATCCCTGGATCGCCTGGAACCGCAATTGGTGTGTATCCACCGACAAAACCGATCGATACCAGCTCACCGCCTGGCtcgtcatcctcctcctcctcatctcCGCCCCCATCGATGCCACCCTCGGGGCCACCGTCGTCTTCCGGTGGGGACAACTATGCTCCACCTCCAAACTATCAGATAGCGGTATCGCAATATCCGTACTTCTTTGTGCCCTATCCGTACGCACCGCCGAACGTGCCGCAGGCACCATGCAACTGCCCAGCCGATCAGCAAAACCAGCAGGGTGGCCAACAGCCAAACCAGCCGGCCGGCTACCTCGGCTTCATTCCCGTCCTGTACATCCCGAACTGTCACGCCCAGAAGAGTGGACTGCCGGCCAACTTCAACTGGCcggcaccgccaccaccggaaGGGTTCGGCCAGTCACTGGACGAGCTGCCGGCCCAGCGACTCTTTCAGAAACCGGACGGTAGCTGGGTGCTGCAGCGGGCCCGCAACCGCTCTCGCCGGCTGCGTGTCCGACGTCCCGCTGCCCGGCGAATCATTACCGACCAGGAATATCCAGCGAAGAAGTAG
- the LOC120956232 gene encoding uncharacterized protein LOC120956232 isoform X28 has product MTVNMSPLGGGRWRCLASLLILTILARIVRAEQEVIVAIDEPGKTQYHEANFNTSSYQYGYEVGPNGQFHHETRGPDGVTYGCYGYIDPNGQLRVTHYVADTHGYRVVEPNRPVEIFVDAPTQYSNSIAEEEPQERRRGELRPWTELYLPKGCGMFPGGMRPDGGSGGASPPTAPSYPSTGGSGSTQGNKPSNQGQGQGQGQGQGQGQGQGQGQGQGQGQGQGQGQGQGQEHGQGQGQGQGQGQGQWQGQGQNQGQGQNQGQSQGQGQGQGQNQGQGQWQGQGQGQGQGQGQGQGQGQGQGQGQGQGQGQGQGQGQGQGQGQGQGQGQRPGQGQQQQQGQGQRQQQQQGQGQQQQQQEQGQGQGQQQQQGQGHGHQGQHQGSHQGPISSGQHQGQHQGSHQGIHGGEHQGQHQGSHQGPISSGQHQGQHQGSHQGSSGEHQGQHQGSHQGPISSGQHQGQHQGNHQGINSGEHQGQHQGSHQGPISSGQQQGQHQGSHQGIHGGEHQGQHQGSHQGPISSGQHQGQHQGSHQGASGEHQGQHQGSHEGPISSGQHQGQHQGSHQGIHSGQHQGEHQHQHQGPVGEGQHQTSHQGSHQGLSQGEFQGQHQGQHQKPISGNKEEHNLQVQVSWGQGQQGQGQQGQSQGQSQGQSQGQSQGQSQSQGQSQGQSQGQQGQSQGQSQGQTHRPPQGGPTTEQPPVESSPSTPIPGSPGTAIGVYPPTKPIDTSSPPGSSSSSSSSPPPSMPPSGPPSSSGGDNYAPPPNYQIAVSQYPYFFVPYPYAPPNVPQAPCNCPADQQNQQGGQQPNQPAGYLGFIPVLYIPNCHAQKSGLPANFNWPAPPPPEGFGQSLDELPAQRLFQKPDGSWVLQRARNRSRRLRVRRPAARRIITDQEYPAKK; this is encoded by the exons ATTTTGACGATACTTGCGCGTATCGTTCGTGCCGAGCAGGAAGTTATCGTGGCGATTGATGAACCCGGCAAAACCCAATACCATGAGGCAAACTTTAACACCA GTTCATACCAGTACGGGTACGAGGTGGGACCGAACGGACAGTTCCATCACGAAACACGTGGCCCCGATGGTGTCACTTACGGTTGCTACGGATATATCGACCCGAATGGACAGCTGCGCGTGACGCACTACGTGGCCGATACGCACGGGTACCGGGTGGTAGAGCCGAACCGGCCGGTCGAAATTTTTGTCGATGCTCCTACACAGTACAGCAA CTCCATTGCGGAAGAGGAACCACAGGAGCGACGAAGGGGTGAGCTACGGCCGTGGACGGAGCTGTACCTGCCGAAGGGATGTGGCATGTTTCCGGGTGGTATGCGGCCAGACGGTGGCTCAGGTGGCGCTAGTCCACCGACGG CACCTTCATACCCAAGCACCGGTGGAAGCGGCAGTACACAAG GAAATAAACCATCGAACCAGGGACAGGGGCAGGGCCAGGGACAAGGTCAGGGGCAAGGGCAAGGGCAAGGACAAGGGCAGGGGCAAGGGCAAGGGCAAGGGCAGGGTCAGGGCCAGGGACAGGGACAGGAACATGGACAGGGGCAAGGACAGGGACAGGGACAGGGACAGGGACAATGGCAAGGACAAGGCCAAAATCAAGGACAAGGACAGAATCAAGGACAATCACAAGGACAAGGCCAAGGGCAAGGTCAAAATCAAGGACAGGGACAGTGGCAAGGACAAGGTCAAGGACAAGGGCAAGGTCAAGGTCAAGGACAAGGACAAGGTCAAGGACAAG GTCAAGGTCAAGGACAAGGACAAGGACAAGGACAAGGACAAGGTCAAGGACAAGGACAAGGACAAG GACAAGGACAAGGCCAACGTCCAGGCCAaggacaacaacagcaacaaggtCAAGGCCAAC gacagcaacagcagcaaggtcaaggacaacaacagcaacagcaagagcAGGGACAGGGACAGggtcaacaacaacagcaaggcCAAGGGCATGGACATCAAGGACAGCATCAAGGGTCACATCAGGGCCCGATCAGTTCCGGCCAACATCAGGGACAACATCAGGGTAGCCATCAAGGTATTCACGGTGGAGAGCATCAAGGACAACATCAAGGGTCACATCAGGGGCCAATAAGCTCGGGACAGCATCAGGGACAACACCAGGGAAGTCATCAAGGCTCGAGCGGTGAACACCAAGGACAGCATCAAGGTTCCCATCAAGGTCCTATTAGTTCCGGACAGCATCAAGGACAGCACCAGGGCAATCATCAAGGAATTAATAGTGGAGAGCATCAAGGACAACACCAGGGCTCCCATCAGGGGCCGATCAGCTCGGGCCAGCAACAGGGACAACATCAGGGAAGCCATCAAGGTATTCACGGTGGAGAGCATCAAGGACAACACCAAGGCTCCCATCAGGGTCCGATCAGCTCGGGCCAGCACCAGGGACAGCATCAGGGCAGTCATCAGGGTGCTAGCGGTGAACATCAGGGACAACACCAGGGCTCACACGAAGGTCCCATCAGCTCGGGTCAGCACCAGGGACAGCATCAGGGCAGTCATCAAGGAATACACAGCGGACAGCATCAG GGGGAGCATCAACATCAGCACCAGGGACCAGTTGGAGAAGGGCAACATCAGACTAGCCATCAAGGAAGCCACCAGGGCCTGTCGCAGGGAGAGTTCCAGGGTCAACATCAGGGGCAGCACCAGAAACCGATCAGCGGCAACAAGGAGGAGCACAACCTGCAGGTTCAAGTGTCCTGGGGACAGGGACAGCAGGGACAGGGACAACAAGGCCAATCTCAAGGTCAATCCCAAGGACAGTCTCAAGGACAGTCGCAAGGCCAGTCTCAATCCCAGGGGCAGTCTCAAGGCCAATCCCAGGGACAACAGGGACAGTCTCAAGGCCAATCCCAGGGACAGACACATCGTCCACCGCAAGGAG GACCTACGACGGAACAACCTCCAGTCGAGTCTTCACCGAGTACACCGATCCCTGGATCGCCTGGAACCGCAATTGGTGTGTATCCACCGACAAAACCGATCGATACCAGCTCACCGCCTGGCtcgtcatcctcctcctcctcatctcCGCCCCCATCGATGCCACCCTCGGGGCCACCGTCGTCTTCCGGTGGGGACAACTATGCTCCACCTCCAAACTATCAGATAGCGGTATCGCAATATCCGTACTTCTTTGTGCCCTATCCGTACGCACCGCCGAACGTGCCGCAGGCACCATGCAACTGCCCAGCCGATCAGCAAAACCAGCAGGGTGGCCAACAGCCAAACCAGCCGGCCGGCTACCTCGGCTTCATTCCCGTCCTGTACATCCCGAACTGTCACGCCCAGAAGAGTGGACTGCCGGCCAACTTCAACTGGCcggcaccgccaccaccggaaGGGTTCGGCCAGTCACTGGACGAGCTGCCGGCCCAGCGACTCTTTCAGAAACCGGACGGTAGCTGGGTGCTGCAGCGGGCCCGCAACCGCTCTCGCCGGCTGCGTGTCCGACGTCCCGCTGCCCGGCGAATCATTACCGACCAGGAATATCCAGCGAAGAAGTAG
- the LOC120956232 gene encoding uncharacterized protein LOC120956232 isoform X27, with protein MTVNMSPLGGGRWRCLASLLILTILARIVRAEQEVIVAIDEPGKTQYHEANFNTSSYQYGYEVGPNGQFHHETRGPDGVTYGCYGYIDPNGQLRVTHYVADTHGYRVVEPNRPVEIFVDAPTQYSNSIAEEEPQERRRGELRPWTELYLPKGCGMFPGGMRPDGGSGGASPPTAPSYPSTGGSGSTQGNKPSNQGQGQGQGQGQGQGQGQGQGQGQGQGQGQGQGQGQGQEHGQGQGQGQGQGQGQWQGQGQNQGQGQNQGQSQGQGQGQGQNQGQGQWQGQGQGQGQGQGQGQGQGQGQGQGQGQGQGQGQGQGQGQGQGQGQGQGQRPGQGQQQQQGQGQRQQQQQGQGQQQQQQEQGQGQGQQQQQGQGHGHQGQHQGSHQGPISSGQHQGQHQGSHQGIHGGEHQGQHQGSHQGPISSGQHQGQHQGSHQGSSGEHQGQHQGSHQGPISSGQHQGQHQGNHQGINSGEHQGQHQGSHQGPISSGQQQGQHQGSHQGIHGGEHQGQHQGSHQGPISSGQHQGQHQGSHQGASGEHQGQHQGSHEGPISSGQHQGQHQGSHQGIHSGQHQGEHQHQHQGPVGEGQHQTSHQGSHQGLSQGEFQGQHQGQHQKPISGNKEEHNLQVQVSWGQGQQGQGQQGQSQGQSQGQSQGQSQGQSQSQGQSQGQSQGQQGQSQGQSQGQTHRPPQGGPTTEQPPVESSPSTPIPGSPGTAIGVYPPTKPIDTSSPPGSSSSSSSSPPPSMPPSGPPSSSGGDNYAPPPNYQIAVSQYPYFFVPYPYAPPNVPQAPCNCPADQQNQQGGQQPNQPAGYLGFIPVLYIPNCHAQKSGLPANFNWPAPPPPEGFGQSLDELPAQRLFQKPDGSWVLQRARNRSRRLRVRRPAARRIITDQEYPAKK; from the exons ATTTTGACGATACTTGCGCGTATCGTTCGTGCCGAGCAGGAAGTTATCGTGGCGATTGATGAACCCGGCAAAACCCAATACCATGAGGCAAACTTTAACACCA GTTCATACCAGTACGGGTACGAGGTGGGACCGAACGGACAGTTCCATCACGAAACACGTGGCCCCGATGGTGTCACTTACGGTTGCTACGGATATATCGACCCGAATGGACAGCTGCGCGTGACGCACTACGTGGCCGATACGCACGGGTACCGGGTGGTAGAGCCGAACCGGCCGGTCGAAATTTTTGTCGATGCTCCTACACAGTACAGCAA CTCCATTGCGGAAGAGGAACCACAGGAGCGACGAAGGGGTGAGCTACGGCCGTGGACGGAGCTGTACCTGCCGAAGGGATGTGGCATGTTTCCGGGTGGTATGCGGCCAGACGGTGGCTCAGGTGGCGCTAGTCCACCGACGG CACCTTCATACCCAAGCACCGGTGGAAGCGGCAGTACACAAG GAAATAAACCATCGAACCAGGGACAGGGGCAGGGCCAGGGACAAGGTCAGGGGCAAGGGCAAGGGCAAGGACAAGGGCAGGGGCAAGGGCAAGGGCAAGGGCAGGGTCAGGGCCAGGGACAGGGACAGGAACATGGACAGGGGCAAGGACAGGGACAGGGACAGGGACAGGGACAATGGCAAGGACAAGGCCAAAATCAAGGACAAGGACAGAATCAAGGACAATCACAAGGACAAGGCCAAGGGCAAGGTCAAAATCAAGGACAGGGACAGTGGCAAGGACAAGGTCAAGGACAAGGGCAAGGTCAAGGTCAAGGACAAGGACAAG GGCAAGGTCAAGGTCAAGGTCAAGGACAAGGACAAGGACAAGGACAAGGACAAGGTCAAGGACAAGGACAAGGACAAG GACAAGGACAAGGCCAACGTCCAGGCCAaggacaacaacagcaacaaggtCAAGGCCAAC gacagcaacagcagcaaggtcaaggacaacaacagcaacagcaagagcAGGGACAGGGACAGggtcaacaacaacagcaaggcCAAGGGCATGGACATCAAGGACAGCATCAAGGGTCACATCAGGGCCCGATCAGTTCCGGCCAACATCAGGGACAACATCAGGGTAGCCATCAAGGTATTCACGGTGGAGAGCATCAAGGACAACATCAAGGGTCACATCAGGGGCCAATAAGCTCGGGACAGCATCAGGGACAACACCAGGGAAGTCATCAAGGCTCGAGCGGTGAACACCAAGGACAGCATCAAGGTTCCCATCAAGGTCCTATTAGTTCCGGACAGCATCAAGGACAGCACCAGGGCAATCATCAAGGAATTAATAGTGGAGAGCATCAAGGACAACACCAGGGCTCCCATCAGGGGCCGATCAGCTCGGGCCAGCAACAGGGACAACATCAGGGAAGCCATCAAGGTATTCACGGTGGAGAGCATCAAGGACAACACCAAGGCTCCCATCAGGGTCCGATCAGCTCGGGCCAGCACCAGGGACAGCATCAGGGCAGTCATCAGGGTGCTAGCGGTGAACATCAGGGACAACACCAGGGCTCACACGAAGGTCCCATCAGCTCGGGTCAGCACCAGGGACAGCATCAGGGCAGTCATCAAGGAATACACAGCGGACAGCATCAG GGGGAGCATCAACATCAGCACCAGGGACCAGTTGGAGAAGGGCAACATCAGACTAGCCATCAAGGAAGCCACCAGGGCCTGTCGCAGGGAGAGTTCCAGGGTCAACATCAGGGGCAGCACCAGAAACCGATCAGCGGCAACAAGGAGGAGCACAACCTGCAGGTTCAAGTGTCCTGGGGACAGGGACAGCAGGGACAGGGACAACAAGGCCAATCTCAAGGTCAATCCCAAGGACAGTCTCAAGGACAGTCGCAAGGCCAGTCTCAATCCCAGGGGCAGTCTCAAGGCCAATCCCAGGGACAACAGGGACAGTCTCAAGGCCAATCCCAGGGACAGACACATCGTCCACCGCAAGGAG GACCTACGACGGAACAACCTCCAGTCGAGTCTTCACCGAGTACACCGATCCCTGGATCGCCTGGAACCGCAATTGGTGTGTATCCACCGACAAAACCGATCGATACCAGCTCACCGCCTGGCtcgtcatcctcctcctcctcatctcCGCCCCCATCGATGCCACCCTCGGGGCCACCGTCGTCTTCCGGTGGGGACAACTATGCTCCACCTCCAAACTATCAGATAGCGGTATCGCAATATCCGTACTTCTTTGTGCCCTATCCGTACGCACCGCCGAACGTGCCGCAGGCACCATGCAACTGCCCAGCCGATCAGCAAAACCAGCAGGGTGGCCAACAGCCAAACCAGCCGGCCGGCTACCTCGGCTTCATTCCCGTCCTGTACATCCCGAACTGTCACGCCCAGAAGAGTGGACTGCCGGCCAACTTCAACTGGCcggcaccgccaccaccggaaGGGTTCGGCCAGTCACTGGACGAGCTGCCGGCCCAGCGACTCTTTCAGAAACCGGACGGTAGCTGGGTGCTGCAGCGGGCCCGCAACCGCTCTCGCCGGCTGCGTGTCCGACGTCCCGCTGCCCGGCGAATCATTACCGACCAGGAATATCCAGCGAAGAAGTAG